The Candidatus Poribacteria bacterium genome has a segment encoding these proteins:
- the rsmI gene encoding 16S rRNA (cytidine(1402)-2'-O)-methyltransferase, which translates to MNTPFGTLYLVSTPIGNLEDITLRALRILKAVDLIAAEDTRQTRRLLTHYDIQTPLTSYFEGNQQMKGEKLIERLKAGETIALVSDAGTPIISDPGYPLLRGCIAAEIPIVPIPGASAVATAASISGLPLHNFVFEGFLSPKSGKRKRQLGVLADEERTLILFESPHRLQRFLEDVLEVMGERDLVIARELTKRFEEVFRGTVSEALEKFRNTEPRGEFTIVIAGFSAKEKK; encoded by the coding sequence ATCGGGAATTTAGAAGATATTACCCTGCGCGCACTCCGTATCCTCAAAGCGGTGGACCTCATCGCCGCTGAGGATACCCGCCAAACACGCCGCCTGCTGACGCACTACGATATCCAGACCCCGCTCACCAGTTACTTTGAAGGCAACCAGCAGATGAAGGGAGAGAAGTTGATTGAACGTTTGAAGGCGGGTGAGACAATCGCGCTCGTTTCAGATGCTGGCACGCCGATCATCTCCGATCCGGGGTATCCGCTCTTACGTGGATGCATCGCTGCAGAAATCCCAATCGTTCCTATTCCTGGGGCATCGGCGGTCGCCACAGCGGCATCCATCTCCGGGCTACCCCTACATAACTTTGTTTTTGAGGGGTTCCTTTCTCCAAAATCTGGAAAAAGAAAGCGTCAGTTGGGTGTACTTGCTGATGAAGAAAGGACGTTAATTCTTTTTGAATCCCCACATCGGCTCCAACGTTTCCTTGAGGATGTCCTTGAAGTGATGGGTGAACGCGACCTTGTCATCGCACGCGAGTTGACAAAACGGTTTGAAGAGGTATTTCGTGGGACTGTGAGTGAAGCGTTGGAGAAATTCCGAAATACCGAGCCGCGCGGGGAATTTACCATTGTTATTGCCGGCTTTTCCGCAAAGGAGAAAAAATGA